From the genome of Thermaerobacter marianensis DSM 12885:
AACCCGCCATCCGGCTTCGGGGCGATGCCGTGCTTCACGGCGTTTTCCACCAAGGGCTGGATGGTGAGGACGGGGACCGTCGCCGCCAGGGCCTGGGGGTCGATCTGGTAACGCACCCGCAGGCGGCCCTCGTACCGGGCCTGCTCGAGGAACAGGTAGGCGCGGACGAAGGCGAACTCCTCGCTCAGGCTCGCGAAGTGGCCCCGGGAGCGCATGGCGTAACGGAAGAAGTCCGCGAGCCGGACCAGCAGGCGCCGGGCCTGCTCGGGATCGCTGCGGCTCTTGACGATGATGGTATTCAACACGTTGAACAGGAAGTGCGGGTTGATCTGGGCCCGCAGGGCGTCGAGGCGCGCCTGGGCCGCCAGGTCGGCCTGCTGGGCCAGCCACGCCAGCTCCAGTTCCAGGCTGAGGACCTGCGCGACGGACCGCGCCAGATCCACGGTCCGGCGCGAGGGCCGCGCCGGCACCGTGAAGAGCAGCTGCAGCGTGCCCACCGTGCGCCGCCGGACCTGCAAGGGGACCATGACGGCGGAGCGGAGGGGGCACCCGCAGCCCGTGCCGCCCAGGGGGCAACCGGCGCCGTCCTCCCCCGCCACGGTTCGGGGCCGTCCCGACGCAACGACGCTGCCGGCGGGGGTGCCCGCCAGCGGCGGGCAGGACTCGTGGTGCCGGGCCGCCGCCCCGGCCAGGGCCAGCACCCGCTCTCGATCGCTGAGGGCCACGGCGTCGGCACCGGTCAGGCAACGCACGATCTCGGCGACCCGCTGTGCCGTGCCGGGTTGCAGACCGTGCCGCAGGTGGGGGAGCGTCCGGGTCACCAGGTCGGGCGATGGGGGCCAGCAGCCGGTGTCCGGTTCCGCCCGCTCCGCAAGACCGCCACGCCGCAAGACCGCCCCACCGGCGGCGACGCCGAAGGTCACCGCCGCGCCCGCCAGGGCGGCGGCCACCCAGCCCGCGTGGGAACCCCACCAGTAGCCGGCGGCTGCGGTGACCGCCCCCAGTCCGGCCACCCTTGCCCACCGCCAAGCCTCACCCAAGGCCTTGCCCCCCACACCGGGCGCCGAAGGATCCGCGCCGTGCGCGAATTCCCGCGATGAGGCTGCCAAAAAATCCGTGAAACCCCTCTCGCCTGACCTATTGATGCCGCAAAGGGGCGTTCCATAGGTTCGGTGTTCCCTTGCTCTTTCCTCCCAGGAATCCGGCGGCCGGCCCCGCGGGATGGACGCGCCGCGGGGCCGGCCTTGCCGCCGGAGATGATGGATCGCCAGGCAGACGGTCAATCCGTCGCCGGTTCGGGGGCCGCCGCGGAGATCTCGGCGGCGACCAGCTGCTTCGGATAGCGCAAACTGCTGACGAACTCCTGGATCTCCGGTGCCGGTTCCTCCGTCGCCCGGGAAACCAGGTAGGCAACCAGGAAGTTGACCGGCATGCCGAAGATGCCCGCCGCCGTGTGGCTGATGCCCAGGATGTTGAAGGCGCCCTGGGTGGTGTAGTTGGCCACCATGTAGGCCAGCGTCACCGCCAGGCCGCTGATGATGCCGGCCATGGCGCCCTTGGCGTTGGCACGCTTCCACCAGATGCCCAGCACCAGGACCGGGAACAGCGACGCCGCCGCCAGGGAGAAGGCCCAGGCGACGATCTGGGCGATCAGGGCCAGGCGGTAGGTGGCGATCCAGGCGCCCACGGCCGCCACGATCAGCACCATGATGCGGGAGAGCATGAGGCGCTGGGCGGTGCTGGCGTTGGGGTTGAGCACCTTGTAATAGAGGTCGTGGGAGATGGCCGCCGACACCGCGATCAGCAGCCCGTCGGCCGTGGACAGCGCCGCGGCCAGGCCGCCGGCCGCCACCAGGCCGGCGAACACGTAGGGCAGGCCGGCGATCTCGGGCGCGGCCAGCACGACGATGTCCGTGTTCATCACCCGGTCCAGCTCGACGGCCTCGAGGATGCCGTTGGCATTGGCGTCCGCCGCGGCCAGGTTGATCAGGCCGGTCTTGGCCCAGGCCTGGACCCAGGCGGGCAGCTGGTCGATGGCCCGCCCGGCTACGTTCTGCAGGATCTCCCAACGGACGAAGGCGGCGTAAGCCGGGGCCGTGAAGTACAGCAGGAAGATGAACAGCAGCGCCCAGCCCACGCTCCACCGCGCCTGCCGCACGTTGGGCACGGTGTAGAAGCGCACCAGCACGTGGGGCAGGCCGGCCGTCCCCACCATCAGGCTGAGGGTCAGGGCGAGGAACTGGAACATCCCGCCCGTCTCGTTGAAAGGCTCCACGAAGGGCTTGGTGATCCCGTGCTGGGGCTCCAGGGCCGTAACCTGCTGAAGAGCCTGGCCCTGCATGAGTTGGGGCAGCGGCACGCCCGTCTGCTGATGGGCCAGGAGGGTGATGGGGATCAGGTAGGCGACGATCAGGACGATGTACTGGGCCACCTGGGTCCAGGTGATGGCCCGCATGCCGCCCAGGAACGAGCAGAACAGGACCCCCAGCAGGCCCAGGAAGACGCCCACGGAGATATCGATTTGCAGGAACCGGGACATGACGATGCCGACCCCGGTGATCTGGGCGATGAGGTAGGTGCCGCTGATGATCACCGTGGCGATGACCGCCACGACCCGGGTGGCGTTGCTCTGGAACCGGTCGCCGATGAAGTCGGGGATGGTGTATTTGCCGAACTTGCGCAGGTAAGGCGCCAGCAGCAGGGCCAGCAGCACGTATCCGCCGGTCCAGCCCATGATGTAGGCCATCCCGTCATAGCCCAGGGCGTACAGGATGCCGGCCATGCTGATGAACGAGGCGCCGCTCATCCAGTCCGCGGCCGTTGCCATGCCGTTGTAGATGGCCGGGATGGAGCGGCCGGCCACGTAGTATTCGTCCAAGACGCGGGTACGGCTCCAGATGCCGATGGCGGCGTAGATCAGGAACGTGGTCGCCAGGAATACATAACCGATGGCCCGCTGGCCCATGACACCGGCGGACTCGAGGAGGCCGAGGACCGTGACCAGGAGTCCAAAGCAGACGGTGTAGAGTAGCCAGACCCCGCCCATGCTGATCCGCCGGCCCGATCGCGTCTGGGTGGACATGGCGCTCCCCCTCTCGCGGATCCCGTCTCCATGCCGCACGTTTCACTCGTCGACGCCGTACCGGCGGTCGATTTCCTCCATCTTCCTGGCGTAGATGAAGATCAGGACGACGAACACGGCGATGGAACCCTGGGCAGCCATGTAGTAGCCGAAGGGGAACCCCAGGAAGGTGATCCGGTTCAGTGCCTCGACCACCAGGGCCGCGCCGTAGGAGACGAGGAACCAGACCAGCAGCAGGCGCTTGATCAGGCGGACGTTCTCGCGGTAGTGGCCTTCCACGCGCGCCGCGATCTCCATCCGGGCGTGACGGGCCACGTCCTGCTGCAACCCTGCGTCCACCTTGCTCACCCCCTTCCCCCGTGGCCGCATCCCCTTCCTTTATAGGGGCGAGGGCTGAAGCCGGGAAACGGGCGGCGTCCGGGCGGTCAAAAAGGGGTGTTCGGCGGTCGTTGGGGCCCTTCGAGTGGTGCGTCCGCCGCACCGGGGCGGCCGGCGGGCATGGGGTGCCGGGCCGGCGCGTGACCGAATCCGTGCGGGGGATACGGCGAGGGACGCAGGAACCAGCCCCTTTTCATCCTAATTCGTATTGAAGGGGACGGTTTTCTGAGCAAGCCGTGGGCGGGGATGCCGCCACGATTTCAAGGGGGGTGTCCGATGACGGAACCACAGGGTCGGCCCATTGACGCGCTGCTCAAGGAAGAGCGGCGGTTCGCGCCGCCGGAAGCCTTCCGGGCCCGCGCCCACGTGCGGGACGAGAGCGTGTACGAAGAGGCCGAGCGGGACCCCGAAGGGTACTGGGCCCGGTGGGCGGAGGAACTGGAATGGTTTGAGAAGTGGGACCGGGTCCTGGAGTGGAACCCGCCCCACGCGCGGTGGTTCGTCAACGGGAAGATCAACGCCAGCGTCAACTGCGTGGACCGCCACATCCGCGGCCCGCGGCGCAACAAGGCGGCCATCATCTGGGAGGGCGAGCCCGGCGACACCCGGACCCTGACCTACTTCGACCTGCACCGGGAGGTCAACCGGTTCGCCAATGTGCTGAAAAGCCTGGGTGTGAAGAAGGGCGACCGGGTGACCCTGTACCTGCCCATGATCCCGGAGCTGCCCATCGCCATGCTGGCCTGCGCCCGCATCGGCGCGCCCCATTCGGTGGTCTTTGCCGGCTTCAGCCCCCAGGCCCTGGCCTCCCGCATGGAGGATGCCGGCTCGCGGTTCCTGGTCACCTGCGACGGGTTCTACCGCCGGGGCAAGGTGGTGCCGCTCAAGGCCCAGGCCGACGAGGCCATCCGGCTGCTGGCGGGCAAGCAGGACGTGGAGGCCGTGGTGGTGGTGCGCCGGACGGGGGATGAGGTCCCCTTCACCCCGGGCCGCGACCGCTGGTGGCACGAGCTGATGGAGCAGGCGGAGCGGCTGTGCCCGCCCGAGCCCATGGACGCCGAGGACATGCTGTTCATGATGTACACCTCGGGGACCACCGGCCGGCCCAAGGGCATCGTCCACACCACGGGCGGGTACCTGACGGGTGCCTATGCCACCACCAAGTGGGTCTTCGACCTGCAGGAAGACGACGTGTACTGGTGCATGGCGGACATCGGCTGGATCACCGGCCACTCCTACATCGTGTACGGGCCGCTGGCCAACGGCGCCACGGTGGTCATGTACGAGGGGGCGCCCGACTGGCCGGACAAGGACCGGCCCTGGGTCATCGTGGAGAAGTACGGCGTGACCGTGTTCTACACGGCGCCCACGGCCATCCGCGCCTTCGCCGCCGACGGCCCCGAGTACCCGCGGCGCCATGACCTGTCCAGCCTGCGGCTGCTGGGCTCGGTGGGCGAGCCCATCAACCCCGAGGCGTGGATGTGGTACCACGAGCACATCGGCGGCGGCCGTTGCCCCATCGTGGACACCTGGTGGCAGACGGAGACGGGGGCCATCATGATCACGCCGCTGCCGGGGGTGACGGTGACCAAGCCGGGCAGCGCCACCCGGCCTTTCCCGGGGATCAAGGCGGCGGTGCTGGACGACCAGGGCAACCCGGTGCCGCCCGGCCAGGGCGGCGGCTACCTGGCCATCCTGCGGCCGTGGCCGTCCATGCTGCGGGGCATCTGGGGCGACGAGCAGCGCTACGTCAACACCTACTGGTCCAAGTGGGGCCGGGACGTCTACTACCCCGGCGACGGCGCCAAAATCGACGAGGACGGCTACTTCTGGGTGCTGGGCCGGGTGGACGACGTGATGAACGTGGCCGGGCACCGGCTCAGCACCATGGAGATCGAGAGCGCCCTGGTCTCCCACCCCGCGGTGGCCGAGGCGGCGGTGATCGCCGCGCCCCACGAGCTCAAGGGCCAGGTGCCGGTGGGCTTCGTGATCCTGGAAGCGGGGCGCCAGGGCAGCCCCGAGCTGGAGGCGGAGCTGAAGGAGCACGTGGCGAAGGTGATCAGCCCCATCGCCCGCCCGGATCGGGTGCTGTTCGTCCCCGACCTGCCCAAGACCCGCAGCGGCAAGATCATGCGGCGCCTGCTGCGGGACATCGTGGAGGGCCGGGAGCTGGGCGACACCACCACCTTGCGGGATCCCGACGTGCCCGAACAGCTGCGGCAGATGTACGCCGGCCGGAGCTGACGCGGCAACCGGGGGGGCGAAGGCAGCGGCGGCCGGAGCCCGGCGGGGCTCCGGCCGCCCCATTTCGGATCCGCCGCGCACTCTGGTGGAAACCGTCAAAAAAAGTTTACAATCGAACTCGATTGGTTCAAGCGGTCCCGCCCGATTTCTCCACCGTTCGACAACTTTTTGTCGAATGGGCGGCGGTGTCGGGCGGCCGGCATGGATTCCGTTCCGCACCGGCGGCCGCTGCCCGCCGCCGGTCGGCGCCCGTACGGAGGGGAAAGAATGGAACTGGCGCCCAATGCGCCGGCTCCGGTGCCGCCGGAAGCATCCGATGCCGGGGCGCCGGGGGAGCATCCGGGGACGGCGCCCGGCGGTGCCGAGGGCATCCTTGGCCCGGCGCCCCGCGGGGGCCGGGCCGCCGCCGGTTCGTCCGGAACGGACGCCGGTGGGTCCGTGCCCGGCGAGGAGAGCCGGTCCGGCAGGCCACGCTCCGGTACCTCCCTGGCGGCCATCCCGCTGAGCTTGCTGGCGATCCCGCCCCGGGTCCGGCTGGCCCTGCAGCAGCGGGGCTATGACACCGTCGGCGATCTGGCCCGCCAGCCCGACACCCGGCTGCTGGCCACCCGGGGCATGGGGACCCGCGGCCTGCTGTCCCTGGTGACGGAACTGGCGCGGGTCATGGCCGATCCCGCCTACCAGGAGGATCTGCTGGCCCGGGCCGGGCGGTATGACCCCGGCCGCTTCCCCGACGCCGTCCGGAACCTGGCCATCGACGATCTGGGCTTGAGCCAGCGGGCCTACCGGGCCTTGCGCCGCGCCGGCGTGCAGACCGTGGGGCAGCTGCTGGAACTGGGGGAGGCGGGACTGCGGCGGTTGCGCGGCCTGGGACCGCGTTCGCTGGACGAGATCTGCCATCGCCTGGACGCCCTGCAGTCGGGCCGGCCCCTGCCGCCGCCGGGCGTGGGCGCGGGCGATCCCCTGGCGCCGGAACTCATGGACGATCCGGCCCCCATCGCCGTGCTGTTGCTGCCGCGCCGGGTGGCCACCGCCTTGCAGCGGGCGGGCCTGCACACGGTGGGGGCGGTGGCCGGCTTCTCCCAGGGAGGGCTTCGCCGCCTGCGAGGGCTGGGGGAGAGCGGGGTGGCCGCGATCCTGGACGGCTTCCGCCGGTACCGCCAGGAGCGCAGCCAGCGGGACGCGGCCCCGCGGGACCTGGAGGACTGGCTGCGGGAACTGGTGGAGCCCCTGGCCGACCGGGAGCGGGAGGTCCTGGCCCTTCGTTACGGCCTCCTGGGCGCCGAGCCCCACGACCTGGCCGCCATCGCCGCCCGCTGGCAGACCACGCGGCAGTGGGTCAGCGTGGTCCAGGGCCGGGCCCTGCGCCGGGCGCGGGCCCGGGCCCGGCTCGACCGCTTTGCCCCCCTCGTGGCGGCGGTCCAGGCGGCGGCAACCCGTTGCGGAGCGGCGGGGCCTGCCGAGCTGGCCGAAGCGCTCCGCCAGGAGGGGACGGTGGCGGTCCCCGAGTCCGCCGACCAGGCGGTGCGGCTGGTCGGCCTGCTGGTCCAGGTGACGCCGGGGCTGCGCCGGGTGGCGGGATCCACCTGGGC
Proteins encoded in this window:
- a CDS encoding GAF domain-containing sensor histidine kinase, with the translated sequence MGEAWRWARVAGLGAVTAAAGYWWGSHAGWVAAALAGAAVTFGVAAGGAVLRRGGLAERAEPDTGCWPPSPDLVTRTLPHLRHGLQPGTAQRVAEIVRCLTGADAVALSDRERVLALAGAAARHHESCPPLAGTPAGSVVASGRPRTVAGEDGAGCPLGGTGCGCPLRSAVMVPLQVRRRTVGTLQLLFTVPARPSRRTVDLARSVAQVLSLELELAWLAQQADLAAQARLDALRAQINPHFLFNVLNTIIVKSRSDPEQARRLLVRLADFFRYAMRSRGHFASLSEEFAFVRAYLFLEQARYEGRLRVRYQIDPQALAATVPVLTIQPLVENAVKHGIAPKPDGGLVELRIEADPLTLRLRITVADDGVGMDAHRLRQALERQSRGIGLANIRERLERLYGDQARCRIQSQPGRGTRVQIELPLQAAAPTEVGEPGGTRT
- a CDS encoding sodium:solute symporter family protein; translated protein: MSTQTRSGRRISMGGVWLLYTVCFGLLVTVLGLLESAGVMGQRAIGYVFLATTFLIYAAIGIWSRTRVLDEYYVAGRSIPAIYNGMATAADWMSGASFISMAGILYALGYDGMAYIMGWTGGYVLLALLLAPYLRKFGKYTIPDFIGDRFQSNATRVVAVIATVIISGTYLIAQITGVGIVMSRFLQIDISVGVFLGLLGVLFCSFLGGMRAITWTQVAQYIVLIVAYLIPITLLAHQQTGVPLPQLMQGQALQQVTALEPQHGITKPFVEPFNETGGMFQFLALTLSLMVGTAGLPHVLVRFYTVPNVRQARWSVGWALLFIFLLYFTAPAYAAFVRWEILQNVAGRAIDQLPAWVQAWAKTGLINLAAADANANGILEAVELDRVMNTDIVVLAAPEIAGLPYVFAGLVAAGGLAAALSTADGLLIAVSAAISHDLYYKVLNPNASTAQRLMLSRIMVLIVAAVGAWIATYRLALIAQIVAWAFSLAAASLFPVLVLGIWWKRANAKGAMAGIISGLAVTLAYMVANYTTQGAFNILGISHTAAGIFGMPVNFLVAYLVSRATEEPAPEIQEFVSSLRYPKQLVAAEISAAAPEPATD
- a CDS encoding DUF4212 domain-containing protein: MSKVDAGLQQDVARHARMEIAARVEGHYRENVRLIKRLLLVWFLVSYGAALVVEALNRITFLGFPFGYYMAAQGSIAVFVVLIFIYARKMEEIDRRYGVDE
- the acs gene encoding acetate--CoA ligase, yielding MTEPQGRPIDALLKEERRFAPPEAFRARAHVRDESVYEEAERDPEGYWARWAEELEWFEKWDRVLEWNPPHARWFVNGKINASVNCVDRHIRGPRRNKAAIIWEGEPGDTRTLTYFDLHREVNRFANVLKSLGVKKGDRVTLYLPMIPELPIAMLACARIGAPHSVVFAGFSPQALASRMEDAGSRFLVTCDGFYRRGKVVPLKAQADEAIRLLAGKQDVEAVVVVRRTGDEVPFTPGRDRWWHELMEQAERLCPPEPMDAEDMLFMMYTSGTTGRPKGIVHTTGGYLTGAYATTKWVFDLQEDDVYWCMADIGWITGHSYIVYGPLANGATVVMYEGAPDWPDKDRPWVIVEKYGVTVFYTAPTAIRAFAADGPEYPRRHDLSSLRLLGSVGEPINPEAWMWYHEHIGGGRCPIVDTWWQTETGAIMITPLPGVTVTKPGSATRPFPGIKAAVLDDQGNPVPPGQGGGYLAILRPWPSMLRGIWGDEQRYVNTYWSKWGRDVYYPGDGAKIDEDGYFWVLGRVDDVMNVAGHRLSTMEIESALVSHPAVAEAAVIAAPHELKGQVPVGFVILEAGRQGSPELEAELKEHVAKVISPIARPDRVLFVPDLPKTRSGKIMRRLLRDIVEGRELGDTTTLRDPDVPEQLRQMYAGRS